One Pseudonocardia abyssalis DNA segment encodes these proteins:
- a CDS encoding TldD/PmbA family protein translates to MPDLDPAFAGLPLAALADAALSRARDLGAQHADLRVERIVSQSVDLRDGRVTGVADDVAIGLAVRVIVDGVWGFASHGDLTPERAVATAERAVAVARTLAPVAIERVDRADEPVYPGVEWISAYDVDPFDVPTREKVDLLTEWSQRLLASDGVDHVQAGVAQVRENKFYADLTGTRTTQQRVRISPSFTATAVDRGAGAFETMGTLAPPVGRGWEYLTGTGWDWDAELARVPELLAEKTKSPSVAAGAYDLVIDPTNLWLTIHESVGHATEYDRAIGYEAAYAGSSFATPDLLGTLRYGSEHMHVTGDRTVEHGLATIGYDDDGVATSTFDLVRDGVLVGYQLDRTFAPRLGLDRSNGCAFADSPHHVPIQRMANVSLQPDPVRDTPTAELIAGVERGIYVVGDKSWSIDMQRYNFQFTGQRFYRIENGELAGQLRDVAYQATTTDFWGSLDAVGGPSTWVLHGAMNCGKAQPGQVAAVSHGCPSARFRGVTVLNTQEEGQ, encoded by the coding sequence GTCACCGGCGTCGCCGACGACGTGGCGATCGGGCTGGCGGTGCGCGTGATCGTCGACGGGGTGTGGGGTTTCGCCTCCCACGGCGACCTCACCCCGGAGCGCGCCGTCGCCACCGCCGAGCGCGCGGTCGCCGTGGCGCGGACGCTGGCGCCGGTCGCGATCGAGCGGGTGGATCGGGCCGACGAGCCGGTGTACCCGGGCGTCGAGTGGATCTCCGCCTACGACGTCGACCCGTTCGACGTGCCGACGCGGGAGAAGGTGGACCTGCTCACCGAGTGGTCGCAGCGTCTGCTCGCCTCCGACGGCGTCGACCACGTGCAGGCGGGCGTCGCGCAGGTGCGGGAGAACAAGTTCTACGCCGACCTCACGGGCACCCGCACCACCCAGCAGCGCGTGCGGATCTCCCCGTCGTTCACCGCCACCGCCGTCGACCGCGGGGCCGGCGCGTTCGAGACGATGGGCACCCTGGCCCCGCCGGTGGGCCGCGGCTGGGAGTACCTCACGGGGACGGGCTGGGACTGGGACGCCGAGCTCGCGCGGGTGCCGGAGCTGCTGGCCGAGAAGACGAAGTCCCCGAGCGTCGCGGCCGGGGCGTACGACCTGGTCATCGACCCGACGAACCTGTGGCTGACGATCCACGAGTCGGTCGGGCACGCCACCGAGTACGACCGGGCCATCGGCTACGAGGCCGCGTACGCCGGGTCCAGCTTCGCCACCCCCGACCTGCTCGGCACGCTGCGCTACGGCTCCGAACACATGCACGTCACCGGCGACCGGACGGTCGAGCACGGCCTCGCGACCATCGGCTACGACGACGACGGCGTGGCCACCTCGACCTTCGACCTCGTCCGCGACGGCGTGCTGGTCGGCTACCAGCTCGACCGCACGTTCGCGCCGCGCCTCGGGCTCGACCGCTCCAACGGCTGCGCGTTCGCCGACTCCCCGCACCACGTGCCGATCCAGCGGATGGCGAACGTGTCGCTGCAGCCGGACCCGGTGCGCGACACGCCCACCGCGGAGCTGATCGCGGGCGTCGAGCGCGGGATCTACGTCGTCGGCGACAAGTCGTGGTCGATCGACATGCAGCGCTACAACTTCCAGTTCACCGGCCAGCGGTTCTACCGGATCGAGAACGGCGAGCTGGCCGGGCAGCTGCGCGACGTCGCCTACCAGGCCACCACCACCGACTTCTGGGGCTCGCTCGACGCCGTCGGCGGCCCGTCGACGTGGGTGCTGCACGGCGCGATGAACTGCGGCAAGGCCCAGCCCGGACAGGTCGCGGCGGTGAGCCACGGCTGCCCGTCGGCCCGGTTCCGCGGCGTCACCGTGCTCAACACCCAGGAGGAGGGCCAGTGA